The proteins below come from a single Camelus bactrianus isolate YW-2024 breed Bactrian camel chromosome 2, ASM4877302v1, whole genome shotgun sequence genomic window:
- the CDKL2 gene encoding cyclin-dependent kinase-like 2 — MEKYENLGLVGEGSYGMVMKCRNKDSGRIVAIKKFLESDDDKMVKKIAMREIKLLKQLRHENLVNLLEVCKKKKRWYLVFEFVDHTVLDDLELFPNGLDYQVVRKYLFQIISGIGFCHSHNIIHRDIKPENILVSQSGVVKLCDFGFARTLAAPGEVYTDYVATRWYRAPELLVGDVKYGKAVDVWAVGCLVTEMLTGEPLFPGDSDIDQLYHITMCLGNLIPRHQELFYKNPVFAGVRLPEIKETEPLERRYPKLSQVAIDLAKKCLHIDPDKRPFCAELLHHDFFRVDGFAERFSQELQLKVQKDARNISLSKKSQSRKKEKEKDDSLGEERKTLVVQDSNADPKIKDSKVFKIKGSKMDGEKVEKVSRVSNASCLHNNVTSHIKTVPSTSLRDCSNGSVDHMRNPGTAIPPLTHNLSAVAPAVSSGMGTIPGVQSYRMDEKAKKYCIPFVKPNKQSPSGIYNISVTTSVASEKTLLQASKKRRDYSKTDVRLPELNYNHLPELRALEGIARNSRLIRRENKNLSESRIPSLATIDLHAPSIALHQVSGSPPSDDSEADFPRMEHHH; from the exons atggaaaaatatgagaACCTAGGACTGGTTGGAGAAGGGAGCTATGGAATGGTAATGAAGTGTAGGAATAAGGATAGTGGAAGAATTGTGGCCATCAAGAAGTTCTTAGAAAGTGATGATGACAAAATGGTTAAAAAGATTGCTATGCGAGAAATCAAGTTACTAAAg CAACTGAGGCATGAAAATCTGGTGAATCTGTTGGAAGTATGTAAGAAAAAAAAGCGATGGTACCTAGTCTTTGAATTTGTTGACCATACAGTTCTTGACGACTTGGAGCTCTTTCCAAATGGACTAGACTACCAAGTAGTTCGAAAGTATTTGTTTCAGATTATCAGTGGAATTGGATTTTGTCACAGTCACAAC ATCATACATAGAGATATAAAGCCAGAGAATATATTAGTCTCCCAGTCTGGAGTTGTCAAGTTGTGTGATTTTGGATTTGCGCGGACACTGGCAGCACCTGGGGAGGTTTATACTGATTACGTGGCAACCCGATGGTACAGAGCTCCAGAGCTGTTGGTTGGTGACGTCAAGTATGGCAA GGCTGTGGACGTGTGGGCTGTTGGCTGTCTGGTGACTGAAATGCTCACGGGGGAGCCCCTGTTCCCTGGAGATTCTGACATTGATCAGCTGTATCATATTACAATGTGTTTAG GTAATCTAATTCCAAGACATCAGGAGCTGTTTTATAAAAATCCTGTGTTTGCGGGAGTCAGGTTGCCTGAAATCAAGGAAACGGAACCTCTTGAAAGACGCTATCCCAAGCTCTCTCAAGTTGCGATAGATTTGGCAAAG AAATGCTTACACATTGACCCGGACAAAAGGCCCTTCTGTGCTGAGCTCCTGCACCATGATTTCTTTCGTGTGGATGGATTTGCTGAGAG GTTTTCTCAGGAACTACAGTTAAAAGTACAGAAAGATGCCAGAAACATTTCTTTATCTAAAAAATCCcaaagcagaaaaaaggaaaaggaaaaagatgatTCCTTAGGCGAAGAGAGAAAAACACTTGTGGTACAG GATTCCAATGCTGATCCCAAAATTAAGGATTctaaagtgtttaaaataaaagggTCAAAAATGGATGGAGAAAAGGTTGAAAAAGTCAGTCGAGTTTCCAATGCCAGCTGTCTCCACAACAACGTGACAAGCCACATCAAAACAGTGCCTTCCACGAGCCTCCGAGATTGCAGCAATGGCAGTGTGGACCACATGAGGAATCCAGGCACGGCAATTCCCCCACTTACACACAACCTTTCTGCAGTGGCTCCCGCTGTTAGTTCCGGAATGGGGACTATCCCAGGAGTTCAGAGTTACAG AATGGATGAGAAAGCCAAGAAGTATTGTATTCCATTTGTTAAACCAAATAAACAGTCTCCATCAGGCATTTATAATATTAGTGTGACCACATCG GTTGCTAGTGAAAAGACCCTGCTGCAGGCAAGTAAGAAAAGAAGGGACTACTCAAAGACAGATGTCCGCTTGCCTGAGCTAAACTATAATCATCTCCCTGAACTAAGAGCCTTGGAAGGCATCG CTCGAAATTCCAGGTTAATaaggagagagaacaaaaatCTTTCAGAATCTCGAATTCCTTCTCTGGCCACTATTGACTTGCACGCCCCCAGTATCGCATTACATCAG